From the Tripterygium wilfordii isolate XIE 37 chromosome 6, ASM1340144v1, whole genome shotgun sequence genome, one window contains:
- the LOC120000174 gene encoding cellulose synthase-like protein G3 isoform X1 encodes MERNQRGFSATTTHGGPPLHTVEPLARTMFNRLFAVVYTCGLIVHFSHHAQNLFQSRSILSFSIHVSLLLSDLVLAFMWATTQALRMCPVQRRQFPENLEKVVRRSEFPALDVFICTADPYKEPPITVVNTALSVLAYDYPTDKLSVFVSDDGGSALTLFAFLEAAKFGRYWLPFCRKNDVMERSPEEHFMASDHDHWSSETREIKTMYEIMKTRVEFVVQSGKVGDQYISSDEERQIFEKWTDGFTDQDHPAVVQILLDNGKDLDITGHSMPNLIYVSREKSMTSHHHFKGGALNALLRVSALLSNAPIVLTLDCDMYSNNPRTPHQMLCYFSDTTIIPYHLGYVQFPQRFKGINKSDTYSCEYKRMFHINPMGLDGLRGPDYFGSGTFFLRRTFFGGPSTPISPEIPELRPAHIVNKLSKSQEILALAHFVAGCNYENNTNWGSKIGFRYGSLVEDYNTGFMLHCEGWKSIFCNPDRAAFYGYAPISLVDTLNQSKRWDIGLLEVAFSKYSTITYGVRAINPLMGLAYSHYAFSPTWSIPITTYAFLPQLALLNQVSILPKGSESWFLLYVFLGVGAYGQDFLDFVLAGGTVDRWWNDQRMWMIKGLSSQLFGFIEFLAKHIGISTISFNVTSKVVDGEQRRRYDQGIFEFGVASPIFIPLVMTSMINFVSFVRGVFGILGWKDMEGLVMQMFISAFVMVNCWPVYEAMVMRIDKGKMSGKVVVIAAILTFALYESASLILNK; translated from the exons ATGGAGCGCAACCAAAGAGGTTTCTCTGCCACCACCACCCACGGCGGTCCACCACTTCACACGGTGGAACCCCTTGCTCGGACCATGTTTAACCGACTATTCGCGGTGGTTTACACTTGTGGACTCATAGTTCATTTTTCTCATCATGCGCAGAATCTCTTTCAATCCAGATCCATACTGTCCTTCTCTATACACGTATCTCTACTACTCTCTGATCTTGTTCTCGCCTTCATGTGGGCCACCACACAGGCTTTACGGATGTGTCCAGTTCAGCGCAGACAGTTTCCGGAGAACCTCGAAAAAGTTGTGAGAAGAAGTGAGTTTCCGGCTCTGGATGTGTTCATATGCACGGCGGACCCGTACAAGGAGCCGCCAATCACGGTGGTTAACACGGCCTTGTCGGTTTTGGCGTATGATTATCCGACGGACAAGTTGTCAGTATTTGTGTCTGATGACGGTGGCTCTGCACTGACTCTCTTTGCTTTCCTGGAGGCTGCCAAGTTTGGGAGATACTGGTTGCCATTTTGTCGGAAGAACGACGTCATGGAGAGGAGtccagaggagcatttcatggcATCAGATCATGATCATTGGTCCTCTGAGACTCGGGAGATCAAG ACGATGTATGAGATCATGAAGACTAGGGTGGAATTCGTGGTTCAGAGTGGAAAAGTTGGCGATCAGTATATCAGTTCTGATGAAGAGCGCCAGATTTTTGAAAAGTGGACGGACGGATTTACCGATCAAGATCATCCTGCTGTAGTTCAG ATTCTATTAGACAACGGCAAGGACCTAGACATCACAGGCCATTCTATGCCAAACCTCATTTATGTCTCTAGAGAGAAAAGCATGACTTCTCACCACCACTTCAAAGGTGGTGCCCTTAATGCCCTG CTTCGAGTATCAGCTCTCCTAAGCAATGCTCCGATAGTTCTAACATTAGATTGTGATATGTACTCAAACAATCCTCGAACACCTCATCAAATGCTCTGTTACTTCTCCGATACAACAATAATCCCTTATCACTTGGGGTATGTCCAATTTCCTCAGCGGTTTAAGGGCATCAACAAGAGTGATACCTACAGTTGTGAGTACAAACGTATGTTTCACATTAATCCTATGGGGTTGGATGGGCTACGAGGCCCTGATTATTTTGGTTCAGGGACCTTCTTTCTTCGACGGACTTTCTTTGGAGGCCCATCAACTCCAATATCACCGGAAATACCAGAGTTGCGACCAGCCCATATTGTAAACAAGCTCAGCAAGTCCCAAGAGATTTTGGCACTGGCCCACTTTGTAGCTGGATGTAATTATGAGAATAATACCAATTGGGGCTCCAAG ATTGGGTTCAGATATGGATCACTGGTTGAGGACTACAACACTGGTTTTATGTTGCATTGTGAGGGGTGGAAGTCCATATTTTGCAATCCTGATAGGGCAGCATTCTATGGGTATGCACCCATAAGCTTGGTTGATACTTTGAATCAGAGCAAGAGATGGGACATTGGACTTCTTGAAGTAGCATTctctaaatatagcacaataaCCTATGGTGTTAGGGCTATAAACCCTCTCATGGGCCTCGCTTATTCACACTATGCATTCTCGCCGACTTGGTCCATTCCAATCACCACATATGCCTTTCTACCCCAACTAGCTCTTCTCAACCAAGTTTCTATCTTACCTAAG GGTTCAGAATCTTGGTTTCTCTTGTATGTATTCCTTGGCGTAGGGGCCTATGGACAAGATTTCCTTGACTTTGTATTAGCTGGAGGAACGGTGGACCGGTGGTGGAATGATCAAAGGATGTGGATGATAAAGGGGCTCTCGTCTCAATTATTTGGATTTATTGAGTTCTTGGCCAAGCACATTGGCATTTCCACAATTAGTTTCAATGTTACAAGTAAAGTAGTTGATGGTGAGCAAAGGAGAAGATATGACCAAGGGATTTTTGAGTTTGGAGTTGCATCACCAATTTTTATTCCCCTAGTAATGACATCAATGATCAACTTCGTCTCCTTCGTTCGAGGAGTGTTCGGAATTCTTGGATGGAAGGACATGGAAGGACTAGTCATGCAAATGTTCATATCAGCATTTGTGATGGTGAATTGTTGGCCAGTTTATGAAGCCATGGTTATGAGAATTGACAAAGGAAAAATGTCAGGAAAAGTCGTTGTCATTGCAGCAATTTTGACATTTGCATTATATGAATCCGCCTCACTCATTCTCAATAAATAA
- the LOC120000174 gene encoding cellulose synthase-like protein G3 isoform X2 codes for MYEIMKTRVEFVVQSGKVGDQYISSDEERQIFEKWTDGFTDQDHPAVVQILLDNGKDLDITGHSMPNLIYVSREKSMTSHHHFKGGALNALLRVSALLSNAPIVLTLDCDMYSNNPRTPHQMLCYFSDTTIIPYHLGYVQFPQRFKGINKSDTYSCEYKRMFHINPMGLDGLRGPDYFGSGTFFLRRTFFGGPSTPISPEIPELRPAHIVNKLSKSQEILALAHFVAGCNYENNTNWGSKIGFRYGSLVEDYNTGFMLHCEGWKSIFCNPDRAAFYGYAPISLVDTLNQSKRWDIGLLEVAFSKYSTITYGVRAINPLMGLAYSHYAFSPTWSIPITTYAFLPQLALLNQVSILPKGSESWFLLYVFLGVGAYGQDFLDFVLAGGTVDRWWNDQRMWMIKGLSSQLFGFIEFLAKHIGISTISFNVTSKVVDGEQRRRYDQGIFEFGVASPIFIPLVMTSMINFVSFVRGVFGILGWKDMEGLVMQMFISAFVMVNCWPVYEAMVMRIDKGKMSGKVVVIAAILTFALYESASLILNK; via the exons ATGTATGAGATCATGAAGACTAGGGTGGAATTCGTGGTTCAGAGTGGAAAAGTTGGCGATCAGTATATCAGTTCTGATGAAGAGCGCCAGATTTTTGAAAAGTGGACGGACGGATTTACCGATCAAGATCATCCTGCTGTAGTTCAG ATTCTATTAGACAACGGCAAGGACCTAGACATCACAGGCCATTCTATGCCAAACCTCATTTATGTCTCTAGAGAGAAAAGCATGACTTCTCACCACCACTTCAAAGGTGGTGCCCTTAATGCCCTG CTTCGAGTATCAGCTCTCCTAAGCAATGCTCCGATAGTTCTAACATTAGATTGTGATATGTACTCAAACAATCCTCGAACACCTCATCAAATGCTCTGTTACTTCTCCGATACAACAATAATCCCTTATCACTTGGGGTATGTCCAATTTCCTCAGCGGTTTAAGGGCATCAACAAGAGTGATACCTACAGTTGTGAGTACAAACGTATGTTTCACATTAATCCTATGGGGTTGGATGGGCTACGAGGCCCTGATTATTTTGGTTCAGGGACCTTCTTTCTTCGACGGACTTTCTTTGGAGGCCCATCAACTCCAATATCACCGGAAATACCAGAGTTGCGACCAGCCCATATTGTAAACAAGCTCAGCAAGTCCCAAGAGATTTTGGCACTGGCCCACTTTGTAGCTGGATGTAATTATGAGAATAATACCAATTGGGGCTCCAAG ATTGGGTTCAGATATGGATCACTGGTTGAGGACTACAACACTGGTTTTATGTTGCATTGTGAGGGGTGGAAGTCCATATTTTGCAATCCTGATAGGGCAGCATTCTATGGGTATGCACCCATAAGCTTGGTTGATACTTTGAATCAGAGCAAGAGATGGGACATTGGACTTCTTGAAGTAGCATTctctaaatatagcacaataaCCTATGGTGTTAGGGCTATAAACCCTCTCATGGGCCTCGCTTATTCACACTATGCATTCTCGCCGACTTGGTCCATTCCAATCACCACATATGCCTTTCTACCCCAACTAGCTCTTCTCAACCAAGTTTCTATCTTACCTAAG GGTTCAGAATCTTGGTTTCTCTTGTATGTATTCCTTGGCGTAGGGGCCTATGGACAAGATTTCCTTGACTTTGTATTAGCTGGAGGAACGGTGGACCGGTGGTGGAATGATCAAAGGATGTGGATGATAAAGGGGCTCTCGTCTCAATTATTTGGATTTATTGAGTTCTTGGCCAAGCACATTGGCATTTCCACAATTAGTTTCAATGTTACAAGTAAAGTAGTTGATGGTGAGCAAAGGAGAAGATATGACCAAGGGATTTTTGAGTTTGGAGTTGCATCACCAATTTTTATTCCCCTAGTAATGACATCAATGATCAACTTCGTCTCCTTCGTTCGAGGAGTGTTCGGAATTCTTGGATGGAAGGACATGGAAGGACTAGTCATGCAAATGTTCATATCAGCATTTGTGATGGTGAATTGTTGGCCAGTTTATGAAGCCATGGTTATGAGAATTGACAAAGGAAAAATGTCAGGAAAAGTCGTTGTCATTGCAGCAATTTTGACATTTGCATTATATGAATCCGCCTCACTCATTCTCAATAAATAA
- the LOC119999941 gene encoding uncharacterized protein LOC119999941 isoform X3 — protein sequence MASLTGEGWESKLEDKAPTDKRPRIESDDGGDKSICEAGDDSDKSAGDEGEKSVWEGGDNRKIPVDDDEYYSDEMPDEVYEEYARQVNESECFEVEDFRQYFMYNMVVPVDIDDHYLNLITPFAELGIKQFNKDENANFEFVRLVNLTARLVRGTNFYVTFEAKDADGSQIKTFQALVLSAPGREKDELIFCRLKPPPTKMQGTEHEQAGQGLTCS from the exons ATGGCGAGCCTCACCGGGGAAGGATGGGAGTCCAAATTGGAGGATAAAGCGCCGACAGACAAAAGGCCTCGAATTGAATCCGATGACGGTGGCGACAAATCTATTTGTGAAGCTGGAGACGATAGCGACAAATCAGCTGGAGACGAAGGCGAAAAATCTGTTTGGGAAGGTGGAGACAATCGAAAAATACCTGTAGACGATGATGAGTATTACAGCGATGAGATGCCCGACGAGGTATATGAAGAATATGCTAGACAGGTTAACGAGAGCGAG TGTTTCGAGGTCGAGGACTTCAGGCAATATTTCATGTATAATATGGTGGTGCCAGTTGATATTGATGACCATTATCTGAATTTAATCACTCCTTTCGCAGAGTTGGGGATAAAGCAGTTCAACAAGGATGAG AATGCGAATTTTGAGTTTGTGAGGCTTGTGAATCTTACCGCAAGGCTTGTCCGTGGTACCAACTTTTACGTTACCTTTGAGGCAAAGGATGCTGATGGCAGTCAAATTAAGACCTTCCAAGCTCTGGTGTTGTCAGCACCAGGACGTGAGAAAGACGAGCTCATATTTTGCAGGCTGAAACCCCCACCCACCAAAATGCAAG GTACTGAGCATGAGCAGGCTGGGCAAGGCCTCACTTGTTCCTGA
- the LOC119999941 gene encoding uncharacterized protein LOC119999941 isoform X4 — MASLTGEGWESKLEDKAPTDKRPRIESDDGGDKSICEAGDDSDKSAGDEGEKSVWEAGDNRKIPVDDDEYYSDEMPDEVYEEYAKQVNESECFEVKDFTKYFMYNMVVPVDIDDHYQNLIPPFAELGIKQFNKDENANFEFVRLVNLTARVVRGINLYVTFEAKDADGSQIKTFQALVLLAPGCEKDELIFCRLKPQPTKSKVLSMSRLG; from the exons ATGGCGAGCCTCACCGGGGAAGGATGGGAGTCCAAATTGGAGGATAAAGCGCCGACAGACAAAAGGCCTCGAATTGAATCCGATGACGGTGGCGACAAATCTATTTGTGAAGCTGGAGACGATAGCGACAAATCAGCTGGAGACGAAGGCGAAAAATCTGTTTGGGAAG CTGGAGACAATCGAAAAATACCTGTAGACGATGATGAGTATTACAGCGATGAGATGCCCGACGAGGTATATGAAGAATATGCTAAACAGGTTAACGAGAGCGAG TGTTTCGAGGTCAAGGATTTCACGAAGTATTTCATGTATAATATGGTGGTGCCTGTTGATATTGATGACCATTATCAGAATTTAATCCCTCCTTTCGCAGAGTTGGGGATAAAGCAGTTCAACAAGGATGAG AACGCGAATTTTGAGTTTGTGAGGCTTGTGAATCTTACCGCAAGGGTTGTCCGTGGTATCAACTTATACGTTACCTTTGAGGCAAAGGATGCTGATGGCAGTCAAATTAAAACCTTCCAAGCTCTGGTGTTGTTAGCACCTGGATGTGAGAAAGACGAGCTCATATTTTGCAGGCTGAAACCCCAACCAACAAAAAGCAag GTACTGAGCATGAGTAGGTTGGGCTAG
- the LOC119999941 gene encoding uncharacterized protein LOC119999941 isoform X2 gives MASLTGEGWESKLEDKAPTDKRPRIESDDGGDKSICEAGDDSDKSAGDEGEKSVWEGGDNRKIPVDDDEYYSDEMPDEVYEEYARQVNESECFEVEDFTKYFMYNMVVPVDIDDHHRNLITPFAELGIKKFNKDENANFEFVRLVNLTARVVCGINFYVTFEAKDADGSQIKTFQALVLLAPGREKDELIFCRLTPPPTKKQGTEHESVGQGLTCF, from the exons ATGGCGAGCCTCACCGGGGAAGGATGGGAGTCCAAATTGGAGGATAAAGCGCCGACAGACAAAAGGCCTCGAATTGAATCCGATGACGGTGGCGACAAATCTATTTGTGAAGCTGGAGACGATAGCGACAAATCAGCTGGAGACGAAGGCGAAAAATCTGTTTGGGAAGGTGGAGACAATCGAAAAATACCTGTAGACGATGATGAGTATTACAGCGATGAGATGCCCGACGAGGTATATGAAGAATATGCTAGACAGGTTAACGAGAGCGAG TGTTTCGAGGTCGAGGACTTCACGAAGTATTTCATGTATAATATGGTGGTGCCTGTTGATATTGATGACCATCATCGGAATTTAATCACTCCTTTCGCAGAGTTGGGGATAAAGAAGTTCAACAAGGATGAG AATGCGAATTTTGAGTTTGTGAGGCTTGTGAATCTTACCGCAAGGGTTGTCTGTGGAATCAACTTTTACGTTACCTTTGAGGCGAAGGATGCTGATGGCAGTCAAATTAAAACCTTCCAAGCTCTGGTGTTGTTAGCACCTGGACGTGAGAAAGACGAGCTCATATTTTGCAGGCTGACACCCCCACCTACCAAAAAGCAag GTACTGAGCATGAGTCGGTTGGGCAAGGCCTTACTTGTTTCTGA
- the LOC119999941 gene encoding uncharacterized protein LOC119999941 isoform X1 has product MANLTTEGWESKLGDDASPEKRPRIESGDGGDKSICEGGDDSDKSAGDEGEKSVWEGGDDGKIPVDDDEYYSDEMPDEVYEEYARQVNESECFEVEDFTKYFMYNMVVPVDIDDHHRNLITPFAELGIKKFNKDENANFEFVRLVNLTARVVCGINFYVTFEAKDADGSQIKTFQALVLLAPGREKDELIFCRLTPPPTKKQGTEHESVGQGLTCF; this is encoded by the exons ATGGCGAACCTCACCACGGAAGGATGGGAGTCCAAATTGGGGGATGACGCATCGCCAGAGAAAAGGCCTCGAATTGAATCCGGTGACGGTGGCGACAAATCTATTTGTGAAGGTGGAGACGATAGCGACAAATCAGCTGGAGACGAAGGCGAAAAATCTGTTTGGGAAGGTGGAGACGATGGAAAAATACCTGTAGACGATGATGAATATTACAGCGATGAGATGCCCGACGAGGTATATGAAGAATATGCTAGACAGGTTAACGAGAGCGAG TGTTTCGAGGTCGAGGACTTCACGAAGTATTTCATGTATAATATGGTGGTGCCTGTTGATATTGATGACCATCATCGGAATTTAATCACTCCTTTCGCAGAGTTGGGGATAAAGAAGTTCAACAAGGATGAG AATGCGAATTTTGAGTTTGTGAGGCTTGTGAATCTTACCGCAAGGGTTGTCTGTGGAATCAACTTTTACGTTACCTTTGAGGCGAAGGATGCTGATGGCAGTCAAATTAAAACCTTCCAAGCTCTGGTGTTGTTAGCACCTGGACGTGAGAAAGACGAGCTCATATTTTGCAGGCTGACACCCCCACCTACCAAAAAGCAag GTACTGAGCATGAGTCGGTTGGGCAAGGCCTTACTTGTTTCTGA
- the LOC119999941 gene encoding uncharacterized protein LOC119999941 isoform X5: MANLTTEGWESKLGDDASPEKRPRIESGDGGDKSICEGGDDSDKSAGDEGEKSVWEGGDDGKIPVDDDEYYSDEMPDEVYEEYARQVNESECFEVEDFTKYFMYNMVVPVDIDDHHRNLITPFAELGIKKFNKDENANFEFVRLVNLTARVVRGINLYVTFEAKDADGSQIKTFQALVLLAPGCEKDELIFCRLKPQPTKSKVLSMSRLG; the protein is encoded by the exons ATGGCGAACCTCACCACGGAAGGATGGGAGTCCAAATTGGGGGATGACGCATCGCCAGAGAAAAGGCCTCGAATTGAATCCGGTGACGGTGGCGACAAATCTATTTGTGAAGGTGGAGACGATAGCGACAAATCAGCTGGAGACGAAGGCGAAAAATCTGTTTGGGAAGGTGGAGACGATGGAAAAATACCTGTAGACGATGATGAATATTACAGCGATGAGATGCCCGACGAGGTATATGAAGAATATGCTAGACAGGTTAACGAGAGCGAG TGTTTCGAGGTCGAGGACTTCACGAAGTATTTCATGTATAATATGGTGGTGCCTGTTGATATTGATGACCATCATCGGAATTTAATCACTCCTTTCGCAGAGTTGGGGATAAAGAAGTTCAACAAGGATGAG AACGCGAATTTTGAGTTTGTGAGGCTTGTGAATCTTACCGCAAGGGTTGTCCGTGGTATCAACTTATACGTTACCTTTGAGGCAAAGGATGCTGATGGCAGTCAAATTAAAACCTTCCAAGCTCTGGTGTTGTTAGCACCTGGATGTGAGAAAGACGAGCTCATATTTTGCAGGCTGAAACCCCAACCAACAAAAAGCAag GTACTGAGCATGAGTAGGTTGGGCTAG
- the LOC119999942 gene encoding uncharacterized protein LOC119999942 — protein sequence MASLTAEGWESKLEDGAPPDKRPRIESGDSGDKSICEGGDDSDKSAGDEGEKSVWEGGDDRKIPVADDEYYSDEMPDDVYEKYARQINESECFEVGDFRQYFMYNMVVPVDINDYYQNFITPFAELGIKQFNKDENANFEFVRLVNLTARVVRGTNFYATFEAKDVDGSQIKTFQALVLSAPGREKDELIFCRLKPPPTKKQGTEHEQVGQSLTCC from the exons ATGGCGAGCCTCACCGCGGAAGGATGGGAGTCCAAATTGGAGGATGGTGCGCCGCCAGATAAAAGGCCTCGAATTGAATCCGGTGACAGTGGCGACAAATCTATTTGTGAAGGTGGAGACGATAGCGACAAATCAGCCGGAGACGAAGGCGAAAAATCTGTTTGGGAAGGTGGAGACGATCGGAAAATACCTGTAGCCGATGATGAGTATTACAGCGATGAGATGCCCGACGATGTATATGAAAAATATGCTAGACAGATTAACGAGAGCGAG TGTTTCGAGGTCGGGGACTTCAGGCAATATTTCATGTATAATATGGTGGTGCCTGTTGATATTAATGACTACTATCAGAATTTCATCACTCCTTTCGCAGAGTTGGGGATAAAGCAGTTCAACAAGGATGAG AATGCGAATTTTGAGTTTGTGAGGCTTGTGAATCTTACCGCAAGGGTTGTCCGTGGTACCAATTTTTACGCTACCTTTGAGGCAAAGGATGTTGATGGCAGTCAAATTAAAACCTTCCAAGCTCTGGTGTTGTCAGCACCAGGACGTGAGAAAGACGAGCTCATATTTTGCAGGCTGAAACCCCCACCCACCAAAAAGCAAG GAACTGAGCATGAGCAGGTAGGGCAAAGCCTCACCTGTTGCTGA